A section of the Eublepharis macularius isolate TG4126 chromosome 1, MPM_Emac_v1.0, whole genome shotgun sequence genome encodes:
- the CFAP126 gene encoding protein Flattop — protein sequence MATHYSSGQYEDAYAARNSQNWSRPRVFKQHPSAREGYSQFIANDRGHLLPLVPRSKASPWGTYMSTWDMPLRIPPAKVSLTSRSVAAADHLTEWINKSKALGDACNGLIPEITGKPSEPKETSVKAVRPTRKGEQRPDSAAKMPAQGEIKYRGAAIPEGPLSRQPGCIDVRLKEDSSQDIEDAKEVKRRSASEIPLSRQPGSMDVRLKDTTPTPKAPALSRPSSREPTPRRATSAETPPSSRPRSLDGKPKGVSTPELLVACRPGSMEANHKNGPLPETTASSRPTTKASCASAVQKAPTEVDEDPRESPQREGPARPPTCLAPSC from the exons ATGGCAACGCATTACAGTTCTGGCCAG TATGAGGATGCCTATGCTGCCCGGAACTCGCAAAACTGGAGTCGTCCCCGAGTGTTTAAGCAG CACCCTTCCGCTAGAGAAGGCTACTCTCAATTCATAGCCAATGACAGAGGACATCTACTCCCTTTGGTCCCACGCTCAAAG GCTTCCCCGTGGGGCACTTACATGAGCACCTGGGACATGCCGTTGAGAATTCCTCCTGCCAAAGTGAGCCTGACGTCCCGTTCCGTGGCTGCAGCGGATCACCTCACCGAGTGGATCAATAAGTCCAAGGCTTTGGGAGACGCCTGCAACGGGCTGATCCCAGAGATCACTGGCAAG CCGAGCGAACCGAAAGAGACTTCCGTCAAAGCCGTCCGCCCCACCAGAAAAGGTGAGCAGCGCCCCGACTCGGCTGCCAAAATGCCTGCCCAAGGAGAGATCAAGTATAGAGGAGCCGCCATCCCCGAAGGGCCCCTCTCACGCCAACCTGGCTGTATCGATGTCCGACTCAAAGAAGACTCTTCGCAAGACATCGAGGACGCCAAGGAGGTGAAGCGCAGAAGTGCCAGCGAAATCCCACTCTCCCGCCAGCCGGGCTCCATGGATGTCCGTCTCAAAGACACCACCCCAACCCCCAAAGCACCAGCCCTCAGCCGTCCCAGCTCACGAGAGCCCACTCCCAGGAGAGCCACCTCTGCTGAGACCCCCCCTTCAAGCCGGCCCAGGTCGCTGGACGGGAAGCCCAAAGGGGTCAGTACCCCCGAGCTCTTGGTTGCGTGCCGCCCAGGATCTATGGAAGCCAATCATAAGAACGGTCCTTTGCCCGAGACCACGGCATCCAGTCGGCCCACTACGAAGGCGAGCTGCGCCTCGGCGGTTCAGAAGGCCCCTACGGAAGTGGATGAGGACCCAAGAGAATCTCCCCAGCGGGAAGGCCCTGCAAGACCTCCAACGTGCCTAGCGCCATCTTGTTAA